A single region of the Saprospiraceae bacterium genome encodes:
- a CDS encoding lysylphosphatidylglycerol synthase domain-containing protein: MPQLATFYYKRFWVVSGKAALVLLLSYTLYHQIGRHDYWKSFASLWTHEIWSQHWPYLFCALLLMPVNWALETWKWWTLFNKIYPSPYLMALRAVLAGITLSLFTPHRVGEYGGRLLPYPFSVHRQVIMASLVANYGQLLSLLSAGFLGISYLGRIFFAENDILYYSGLGVIGLLIALLWWSFLAIKRFIPIISRLNWPKWMQWLPRTFELGTLFNKAALVQVALLAGVRYLVYSWQLVLLLYFFGLNIPWLSLLMGVFAIFLLQSGLPLPPALGVLTRGELGVLVWQHFQPNPLVILAASLALFIINLAIPALLGMIVIVKTNITKSFGYERGVD; this comes from the coding sequence ATGCCACAATTGGCCACGTTTTATTATAAACGGTTTTGGGTCGTATCGGGAAAAGCGGCGCTGGTTTTACTTTTGAGCTATACCTTGTATCATCAAATAGGGAGGCATGATTACTGGAAAAGCTTTGCCAGTTTATGGACCCACGAAATATGGTCGCAGCATTGGCCCTACCTCTTTTGCGCCCTACTTTTGATGCCAGTCAACTGGGCACTTGAAACCTGGAAATGGTGGACCCTGTTTAACAAAATATACCCTAGCCCTTACCTGATGGCACTGAGAGCGGTGTTAGCAGGCATCACGCTCTCCTTGTTCACCCCGCATCGTGTTGGCGAGTATGGAGGGCGGCTGCTTCCCTATCCGTTTTCAGTCCACCGCCAGGTCATCATGGCCAGTCTGGTGGCCAACTACGGCCAGTTACTTAGCCTGCTCAGTGCAGGTTTTTTGGGAATATCTTATCTCGGACGCATCTTTTTTGCCGAAAATGACATTCTATATTATAGTGGGTTAGGCGTCATTGGTCTATTAATTGCGCTATTATGGTGGAGTTTTTTGGCCATAAAAAGATTTATTCCGATTATATCGAGGTTAAATTGGCCGAAATGGATGCAGTGGTTACCCAGGACATTTGAGCTTGGTACACTATTTAATAAAGCGGCCTTGGTGCAAGTCGCTTTGTTGGCTGGCGTTCGTTACTTGGTTTACAGTTGGCAATTGGTATTGCTTTTGTACTTTTTTGGTTTAAATATTCCTTGGCTTTCATTGCTAATGGGGGTTTTCGCCATTTTTTTATTGCAATCTGGACTGCCCTTACCTCCTGCCTTGGGTGTCTTGACAAGAGGTGAATTGGGCGTTTTGGTTTGGCAACATTTTCAGCCAAATCCATTGGTCATTCTGGCGGCTTCCCTCGCACTTTTTATAATAAACTTGGCTATCCCCGCGTTACTTGGAATGATAGTCATCGTCAAAACTAATATCACTAAATCCTTTGGCTATGAAAGAGGCGTTGATTAA
- the ruvC gene encoding crossover junction endodeoxyribonuclease RuvC: protein MRSILNCCSFNIFPLSKKEDTHRILGVDPGTNILGFAIIEIEKKQMKLLELGVVHLSKLGDQPQKLKKIFERIHTIIDVYRPDHMAIEAPFFGKNPQSMLKLGRAQGVAMAGAITKGVELTEYSPKKIKQSVTGNGNASKEQVAAMLCQILSFKLDGHYLDATDALAVAVCHHYQAGSPFGGSKKYAGWDGFIKDNPDKVK, encoded by the coding sequence ATGCGAAGTATTCTAAATTGCTGCTCATTTAATATCTTTCCATTGAGCAAAAAAGAAGATACTCATCGTATCCTGGGTGTTGATCCTGGTACAAATATACTGGGATTTGCGATAATCGAAATCGAGAAGAAGCAGATGAAGCTCTTGGAATTGGGCGTTGTGCACCTGAGTAAACTCGGTGACCAACCCCAAAAGCTCAAAAAGATATTTGAACGTATCCACACGATCATTGATGTGTATCGACCAGATCATATGGCGATAGAAGCGCCTTTTTTTGGTAAAAACCCGCAGTCCATGCTCAAGTTGGGCCGTGCACAGGGCGTCGCCATGGCAGGTGCCATCACCAAGGGGGTTGAATTAACCGAGTATTCCCCGAAAAAGATCAAACAATCGGTCACGGGCAATGGAAATGCCTCTAAAGAGCAAGTGGCGGCTATGCTCTGCCAAATCCTGAGCTTCAAATTGGATGGCCACTACCTTGATGCAACGGATGCTCTTGCTGTTGCCGTTTGCCATCATTACCAGGCGGGCTCTCCTTTTGGCGGGAGCAAAAAATACGCTGGTTGGGATGGGTTTATAAAGGATAATCCGGATAAAGTAAAGTAA
- a CDS encoding Na+/H+ antiporter NhaC family protein — translation MNIELNEAETSPSVAFYGGAWGAILPFIVFVTGVIAIALSGAPDERGFWPVLILAIGIGLLLAKDKEAFSQTVIAGMSQQIVMIMISAWILASTIGVLMTITGFVEALSWVSNQLQLGGVGFVMTAFIICCTVSLSTGSSFATILICSPILYPAGGLLGAHLPTLAGAILGGATFGDFIAPISDTTIASALSQKVAIGPTVRSRLKYIIPAVTLALLAYLLSASLASGDLQAATTRLAGDPKGLPMLLVPGLIIVLFLKGKHLLHGLLMGLLFGSVLGLALGLLPLEKLLSLDLENMTAKSFIIDGINRAVGISFFTLLLMGLVATLKASGLVDQLVTFAATRSQTKQHAEAWISGTVGAAVLLTTHSIVAILMVAEFTNKTGEKMGIPGERRANLLSLVVCVFPFLLPYFIPVILMANTTLSGEEFGIPAVAPLQVGLYNFVAWALLAMVIFAIAFGYGSKKRGVENTL, via the coding sequence ATGAATATCGAGCTTAACGAAGCAGAGACCTCCCCTTCCGTAGCTTTTTACGGTGGTGCATGGGGCGCCATTTTGCCATTTATCGTATTTGTTACAGGCGTTATTGCCATTGCGCTCTCTGGGGCACCCGATGAACGGGGCTTTTGGCCGGTCTTAATCCTGGCCATTGGCATCGGGCTACTCCTGGCAAAAGACAAAGAAGCCTTCTCTCAAACGGTGATAGCAGGTATGTCACAACAGATTGTGATGATTATGATTAGCGCCTGGATATTGGCCTCCACCATTGGCGTTTTAATGACCATTACGGGCTTTGTGGAGGCGCTCAGTTGGGTGTCCAATCAGCTGCAATTGGGTGGCGTGGGTTTTGTCATGACAGCCTTTATTATCTGCTGTACGGTGTCCTTGTCCACCGGGTCGAGTTTTGCCACCATTCTCATTTGTAGCCCCATTTTGTACCCAGCGGGGGGGCTGCTGGGCGCACATTTGCCCACCTTGGCCGGGGCCATCCTGGGCGGCGCCACTTTTGGCGATTTCATAGCGCCCATCTCTGATACCACTATCGCCAGTGCACTGAGTCAAAAGGTAGCTATTGGTCCAACCGTTCGGAGCCGCCTCAAGTACATCATTCCCGCTGTGACGCTGGCCTTATTAGCTTACTTGCTCAGTGCAAGTTTGGCCAGCGGAGACCTGCAAGCAGCAACGACAAGACTAGCTGGTGACCCCAAGGGGCTCCCGATGCTCTTGGTTCCAGGACTCATCATTGTGCTCTTTCTGAAAGGCAAACACTTACTACATGGATTGTTGATGGGCTTACTATTTGGCTCCGTTTTGGGGTTAGCGCTTGGCTTACTGCCACTGGAAAAGCTCCTTTCGCTGGACCTGGAAAATATGACAGCCAAAAGCTTTATCATCGATGGTATCAATCGCGCCGTAGGGATCAGCTTTTTTACCCTATTGCTGATGGGCTTGGTGGCCACCTTGAAAGCGAGTGGTTTGGTCGATCAACTGGTCACCTTTGCTGCCACCCGCAGTCAAACCAAACAACATGCAGAGGCTTGGATATCAGGGACGGTCGGGGCAGCTGTATTGCTCACCACGCATAGTATCGTTGCAATTTTAATGGTGGCGGAATTCACAAATAAAACAGGTGAAAAAATGGGTATACCGGGCGAAAGGCGAGCCAATTTGCTAAGCCTGGTCGTTTGTGTTTTCCCGTTTCTTTTACCTTATTTCATTCCGGTAATTTTAATGGCGAATACCACCTTATCGGGCGAGGAGTTTGGCATTCCAGCAGTAGCACCATTGCAAGTTGGACTGTATAATTTCGTGGCTTGGGCCCTGCTTGCGATGGTCATCTTTGCCATTGCATTTGGCTATGGAAGTAAAAAAAGAGGAGTTGAAAACACCTTATAA
- a CDS encoding aldo/keto reductase, translated as MMNIDRIELQPDYSISRVIKGGWHLAGGHGDIAAQEAIEDMRAFVEAGITTFDCADIYTGVEALIGQFLKQYKDAFAAGELPAVQIHTKYVPDYDALASLKEADTVKIIDRSLRRLGVERLDLVQFAWWDYNIPGYVETALHLTELQQQGKIRYIGVTNFDSAHLKEILDAGVPVVANQVQYSLLDHRPEQDMNELADAYHFSYLCYGVVAGGFLSDRYLGAPAPTEPLENRSLVKYKLIIDEFGGYALFQEALKVLRVIANKYDVGIAEVASRYILQKPMVAGIIIGARNRHHLSNLQKISHFKLDDSDLAMLAEIQRQAKGPLGPVYELERDKTGKHGAIMRYNINGQSK; from the coding sequence ATGATGAATATAGATCGAATAGAACTGCAGCCGGATTATTCCATTTCCAGGGTGATCAAAGGGGGCTGGCATTTGGCAGGGGGCCATGGCGACATAGCAGCGCAAGAAGCCATTGAAGATATGCGTGCTTTTGTCGAAGCTGGTATAACGACCTTTGATTGTGCAGATATTTATACTGGTGTAGAGGCCCTGATTGGTCAGTTTTTGAAGCAATACAAGGATGCCTTTGCGGCAGGAGAACTCCCCGCTGTGCAAATCCACACCAAATATGTCCCGGACTATGACGCGCTGGCCTCCTTGAAAGAAGCGGATACGGTCAAGATCATCGATAGGTCACTCCGACGCCTGGGTGTCGAACGGCTCGATCTCGTACAATTTGCCTGGTGGGACTACAACATCCCAGGGTATGTCGAGACGGCGCTGCACCTTACCGAATTGCAGCAACAAGGAAAAATTCGCTACATCGGGGTCACCAATTTCGATAGCGCTCATTTAAAAGAGATACTCGATGCGGGGGTGCCGGTCGTGGCCAACCAAGTGCAGTACTCACTACTTGACCATCGGCCTGAGCAAGATATGAATGAGCTGGCAGATGCCTATCACTTCTCCTACCTCTGCTATGGTGTTGTCGCCGGCGGTTTCCTGAGTGATCGCTACCTAGGGGCACCAGCACCAACGGAACCTCTGGAAAATCGGTCTTTGGTGAAATACAAGTTGATCATTGATGAGTTTGGCGGCTATGCGTTGTTCCAGGAGGCATTAAAGGTACTACGTGTCATTGCCAATAAGTACGACGTGGGCATCGCAGAGGTGGCATCGCGTTATATTTTGCAAAAACCAATGGTTGCTGGCATCATTATTGGTGCTCGCAATCGCCACCATCTCAGCAACTTACAAAAAATAAGCCATTTTAAGCTGGACGACAGCGACTTGGCCATGCTGGCAGAAATACAGCGCCAGGCAAAAGGCCCGCTAGGCCCAGTGTACGAGCTGGAGCGCGATAAAACAGGGAAACACGGCGCCATCATGCGCTATAACATCAATGGACAAAGCAAATAA
- a CDS encoding DUF885 family protein: MKKNLALFILLCTSQILASTAELGQEYIERWKKFYPSEALAMGIHSAIFDYEDRSAENIESWLAFNKKMFQQLSTTTRPKNEENSIDIRLLNIQLKTEIDKWEQEAPHQHSLSLYATLIANAIAQLEKATFLTHSEKKQLALQRLAAVQNLCSAAIRVLEDGDRDDLENGLKRLAQTADFYRAGWQDLAGKWGIPATDKTFSEGGLATSRSIQALISHVTTAILPKAKASNFILGREEYARKLTLYTDSPLTPEQLAEMALTEIEQVRKLIGEISLEYLKTAYPIRTVPKEEALIVQAAFADMEKDAPKNGEEYLQFWQDLSEAAIQFIETHQIATLPQYQTLRILPAPESAGPAARIGWVESAPPFAPNPLTSLYLPSIPDTFPEKERTEFWASFNKPFNRMIVIHELFPGHYMQIKISRESPHPIRLFFPYSLYIEGWATFTERVLLDAGWERENKLTLLAHLRKRLENANRAYTSVQVHCNGWDQEKVMAFSTETSLLAPQFAKSLWGRLMHSPMQMTSYFLGGQQFTDLFNTEKERHGTQFNLTDFMDTILRAGPIPIDEFSNLFKQ; this comes from the coding sequence ATGAAAAAAAATCTCGCCCTTTTTATCCTCCTCTGCACAAGCCAGATATTGGCTTCCACCGCTGAGCTTGGGCAGGAATACATAGAAAGATGGAAAAAATTTTATCCTTCTGAAGCCCTGGCCATGGGGATACACAGCGCCATTTTCGATTACGAAGATCGCTCTGCGGAAAACATTGAAAGCTGGCTGGCATTCAATAAAAAAATGTTTCAGCAGCTTTCAACGACCACTCGTCCAAAAAATGAGGAAAACAGCATAGATATACGATTGCTAAACATTCAATTAAAAACAGAGATCGATAAATGGGAACAAGAGGCGCCGCACCAGCATTCCCTTTCGCTTTATGCTACCCTTATCGCTAATGCCATTGCCCAGTTAGAAAAAGCTACTTTCCTAACCCATTCAGAAAAAAAACAACTGGCCCTCCAGCGGCTTGCAGCGGTTCAAAATTTGTGCTCAGCTGCCATTCGTGTTCTGGAAGATGGAGATCGTGACGATTTGGAAAATGGGCTCAAAAGGTTGGCACAAACAGCCGATTTCTACCGAGCGGGTTGGCAGGACTTGGCAGGTAAATGGGGCATTCCAGCGACCGACAAGACCTTTTCAGAGGGAGGTCTGGCGACTAGTCGAAGTATTCAAGCACTTATTTCACATGTAACCACCGCTATTTTGCCAAAGGCAAAAGCTTCGAATTTTATCCTGGGTCGCGAGGAATATGCAAGAAAGTTGACTTTGTATACCGATAGCCCTCTTACCCCGGAACAACTCGCCGAAATGGCCTTGACCGAAATAGAACAGGTTCGAAAATTGATAGGGGAGATTTCCCTCGAATATTTAAAAACCGCGTATCCAATTCGGACTGTTCCAAAAGAGGAAGCGCTTATCGTCCAGGCGGCCTTCGCCGATATGGAAAAAGATGCTCCAAAAAATGGAGAGGAGTACTTACAATTTTGGCAAGACTTATCAGAAGCCGCCATACAGTTTATTGAAACACATCAGATTGCCACCTTGCCCCAATACCAGACCCTGCGCATCCTACCCGCACCAGAAAGTGCGGGCCCTGCCGCCAGGATCGGCTGGGTCGAAAGTGCGCCGCCCTTCGCCCCCAATCCCTTGACCAGCCTTTACTTGCCCTCCATACCAGACACCTTTCCAGAAAAAGAGCGAACCGAATTTTGGGCTTCCTTCAATAAGCCCTTCAACCGGATGATTGTTATCCATGAGTTGTTTCCGGGACACTATATGCAAATCAAAATTAGTCGCGAGAGCCCCCACCCTATTCGTTTATTTTTTCCCTATAGCTTATACATCGAAGGCTGGGCAACTTTTACCGAACGGGTATTGCTCGATGCGGGGTGGGAACGAGAAAACAAACTGACCTTACTGGCCCACCTTCGCAAACGCCTGGAGAATGCAAACCGCGCCTATACCTCCGTGCAAGTGCATTGCAATGGCTGGGACCAGGAAAAAGTCATGGCCTTCTCCACCGAGACCTCCTTGTTAGCACCCCAGTTCGCCAAAAGCTTATGGGGTAGGTTGATGCACTCGCCTATGCAAATGACCTCCTATTTCCTCGGAGGCCAGCAATTTACAGATTTGTTTAACACCGAAAAAGAACGCCACGGCACTCAATTTAATTTAACTGATTTCATGGATACCATTTTGCGGGCAGGCCCCATTCCTATCGATGAATTTTCAAATCTTTTTAAACAATGA
- a CDS encoding MFS transporter, with amino-acid sequence MAIKIKILRRRFPLNLHTPAAPNLHYLHIQKKSQANPPIPLPLQYLHVPKKPRPNQYFLSPPHFIRSLKTGSLLSRMVQSDTPLYTPAFLLLCLSNALFSGSFNMIVPELPNFLSSLGGADYKGLIISVFTLSAGLSRPFSGKLADTVGRIPLMIFGTLVCVTCSLLYPLLTTVAGFILLRFLHGFSTGFKPTAATAFAADIVPIHRRGEAMGIMGVSMNLGASLFPPLGSFLVLQYSIEVMFYASSFLALISIGILMGLKETLPNTQKFRPALLKLTPGEIIEPQALPIAFVTAFIYITFGILLTISPDQADYLGLHNKGLVYTSFTVFTILSRATAGRISDRYGRVVVIKTSIVFLVISLIFMGHATSVTLLLLAAGALGFSSGIAAPAVFAWVIDVSPEDRRGRYMATVFIALEVGIGFGALFSAWVYDNNPAFFARAYYATAALTLIPGIYLHFFWKGNA; translated from the coding sequence ATGGCAATCAAAATCAAAATACTAAGAAGGCGCTTTCCATTAAACCTGCACACCCCCGCGGCCCCAAACCTCCACTACCTCCACATCCAAAAAAAATCTCAAGCCAACCCTCCAATACCTCTTCCCCTCCAATACCTCCACGTCCCCAAAAAACCCCGCCCAAACCAATATTTTCTTTCACCCCCTCATTTCATTAGGTCATTAAAGACAGGATCACTACTTTCGCGGATGGTTCAATCTGACACGCCATTATACACGCCGGCCTTCCTTTTACTCTGCCTGAGTAATGCCCTATTCTCTGGAAGCTTCAACATGATAGTTCCTGAGCTACCTAATTTTCTCAGTAGCCTGGGAGGAGCCGATTACAAAGGCTTAATCATCTCTGTTTTCACACTTTCAGCCGGATTATCCCGACCATTCAGCGGTAAGTTAGCAGATACCGTCGGACGGATTCCCCTGATGATTTTTGGTACTTTAGTCTGCGTCACCTGTAGTCTTTTGTATCCCTTATTGACCACCGTTGCCGGCTTTATTTTACTGCGATTCTTACACGGTTTTTCGACTGGCTTCAAACCGACAGCAGCCACTGCATTTGCGGCAGATATTGTTCCTATTCATCGCAGAGGAGAAGCGATGGGCATTATGGGCGTCAGCATGAACCTTGGCGCCTCCCTGTTTCCGCCGTTGGGGAGTTTTTTGGTGCTTCAGTACTCCATTGAGGTGATGTTCTATGCCTCTTCCTTCCTGGCACTCATTTCTATAGGCATCCTGATGGGATTAAAAGAGACTTTGCCCAATACCCAAAAATTCCGCCCCGCTTTATTGAAATTGACACCCGGTGAAATCATCGAACCTCAAGCCTTACCAATAGCCTTTGTTACCGCTTTCATTTATATCACCTTTGGTATTCTGTTGACCATCTCGCCAGATCAGGCCGATTACCTTGGCCTGCACAACAAAGGGTTAGTCTATACGAGTTTTACGGTTTTTACCATTTTATCAAGGGCCACCGCCGGCCGTATTTCCGATCGATATGGCCGTGTGGTCGTCATCAAAACATCTATTGTATTTTTGGTCATATCGCTTATCTTTATGGGGCACGCTACTAGTGTCACCCTCTTGCTACTGGCAGCAGGAGCACTTGGTTTCTCTAGCGGTATCGCCGCACCGGCCGTATTTGCATGGGTCATAGATGTGAGTCCGGAAGACCGACGCGGCAGGTACATGGCTACCGTTTTTATTGCCTTGGAAGTAGGAATTGGCTTTGGCGCCTTGTTTTCTGCTTGGGTCTATGACAATAATCCAGCTTTTTTTGCCAGGGCTTATTATGCCACCGCCGCGCTCACCCTGATCCCAGGGATTTACTTGCATTTTTTTTGGAAGGGAAATGCTTAA
- a CDS encoding sulfatase-like hydrolase/transferase has translation MMPLRKSFLILFALMIFSSCQQRDNGKSEQKNDARPNIIVVLVDDMRWDEYAAAGHPYLQTPNIDRISREGINFKQAFATTPLCSPSRASFLTGLYPHSNGITDNLARNEQSHQLETFPKRLNAEGYETAFIGKWHMGNDNSRRPGFDEWVALKGQGEAINPFLNINGAEQTIEGYVTDILTARAVQFINRERSAPFLLYLSHKGLHPNHMQRDDGSSVAIEGGGFIAADRHKGMYSTAVFNRRPNSGIVPTDKPALMRPIEGLPPLGPEIMTTETTIRERGEMLMAIDEGLGDLLAALEKKGELNKTIVVFTSDHGYWYGEHCLDKERRLAYEEGIRIPLLMRYPEVIRPGTKTDEMVLSIDLAPTLLEMAGVTPDKSLQGMSLMPIIKNNFTAWRNAFLIEYYTDTVMKRIVNMGYKAVRSERYKYIHYLDLKDMDELYDLQEDPYELKNIINEPGKEALLSDMKQLLNELLVKTGDAAIPNL, from the coding sequence ATGATGCCGTTACGTAAATCGTTCCTTATCCTTTTCGCATTGATGATCTTTTCCAGCTGCCAGCAAAGGGACAATGGAAAATCAGAACAGAAAAATGATGCACGCCCCAACATCATCGTCGTACTGGTGGATGACATGCGCTGGGATGAATATGCAGCAGCCGGACACCCTTACCTCCAGACGCCGAATATTGATCGAATTTCTAGAGAGGGCATCAACTTTAAACAAGCATTTGCCACTACGCCGCTTTGTTCTCCAAGTAGAGCTAGTTTTTTGACTGGCCTATATCCGCATTCCAATGGAATTACAGATAATCTTGCGCGAAATGAACAGAGCCACCAGCTGGAAACTTTTCCCAAACGGCTGAACGCGGAAGGTTACGAAACGGCTTTTATCGGCAAATGGCACATGGGCAACGACAACAGCCGACGCCCAGGTTTTGATGAATGGGTAGCCTTAAAGGGACAAGGAGAAGCGATCAACCCTTTTCTAAATATCAATGGAGCGGAACAAACCATTGAAGGCTATGTAACGGACATACTTACGGCACGGGCTGTACAGTTTATTAACCGAGAGCGGTCCGCCCCGTTTTTGTTGTATCTCTCTCATAAAGGGTTGCATCCCAACCATATGCAAAGGGACGATGGCAGCAGCGTGGCCATTGAAGGAGGCGGATTTATCGCGGCTGATAGACACAAAGGAATGTATAGCACAGCGGTATTCAACAGGAGGCCCAACAGCGGTATCGTCCCTACAGATAAACCTGCCTTGATGAGACCAATCGAGGGTCTCCCACCTTTGGGGCCGGAAATTATGACCACAGAAACCACCATCCGGGAAAGAGGTGAAATGTTAATGGCCATAGATGAGGGACTGGGTGACCTGCTAGCCGCATTAGAAAAAAAAGGCGAATTGAATAAAACCATCGTCGTTTTTACCAGCGATCATGGTTACTGGTATGGGGAACACTGTCTAGATAAGGAAAGAAGATTGGCCTATGAGGAAGGCATCCGCATTCCCCTGTTGATGAGGTATCCCGAGGTCATCAGACCAGGCACTAAAACAGATGAAATGGTTTTGAGTATTGACCTGGCTCCGACCCTGCTTGAAATGGCAGGGGTCACCCCCGATAAAAGTCTTCAAGGAATGTCGCTAATGCCGATCATTAAAAATAACTTTACAGCTTGGCGCAACGCTTTCCTGATCGAATATTATACGGATACCGTCATGAAAAGGATCGTTAATATGGGTTATAAAGCTGTACGCTCTGAAAGATACAAATACATCCACTACCTGGACCTGAAAGATATGGATGAACTCTATGACCTTCAGGAAGATCCTTATGAATTAAAGAACATCATAAATGAGCCTGGAAAGGAGGCGCTCCTTTCAGACATGAAGCAGCTGCTAAATGAGCTCCTTGTGAAGACAGGCGATGCAGCCATTCCCAATTTATAA
- a CDS encoding DUF5009 domain-containing protein: MTPVSSPSSVLEGRFQSLDFFRGLTMFLLIAEFTELFEHLVGPALEGTWIYHFGMQFHHHPWSGLRFWDLIQPFFMFIVGVAIPFAIGNRQKKGETKTQIRNHVLQRSLLLLLIGWGLYCMGPGHIVFKFQNVLAQLSVTYLLAYLIMEKPAKVQLIISFALIALSDIIYRTFPVEGFNHPFVANENFGTWLDLQYGGADMGGHWVSFNAIPTTAHTIWGVLAGQLLRKERSSAQKLKILLIAGAIGLVAGYALHPIIPIIKRICTSSFVLVSGGWTVLVLALSYWLIDIKKWNLGVWFFSVVGMNSLFIYLFAHVGGSRMIERMVVPFTTSLLGWMGEAATAIITSLIVLSLLWYLCYWLYKKRIFFKI; encoded by the coding sequence ATGACACCTGTAAGTTCCCCTTCATCCGTATTGGAAGGCCGGTTTCAATCGCTGGACTTTTTCCGGGGCCTAACCATGTTTCTCCTCATTGCAGAATTCACTGAACTTTTTGAACACCTGGTTGGGCCAGCGCTGGAAGGCACCTGGATCTATCATTTTGGTATGCAATTTCATCACCATCCCTGGAGTGGTCTGCGTTTTTGGGACCTCATTCAACCTTTCTTTATGTTCATCGTAGGGGTGGCGATTCCTTTTGCTATTGGCAATAGGCAAAAAAAGGGAGAAACAAAAACACAGATCAGAAATCATGTCCTACAACGCTCTTTGCTGCTCTTGCTCATTGGTTGGGGACTTTATTGTATGGGGCCTGGCCATATTGTCTTCAAGTTTCAAAATGTATTGGCCCAACTATCGGTCACCTATTTACTGGCATATCTGATCATGGAAAAACCGGCAAAGGTCCAGCTCATTATTTCCTTTGCCTTGATAGCCCTTTCGGACATTATCTACCGGACTTTCCCCGTAGAAGGCTTTAATCACCCTTTTGTTGCCAATGAAAACTTTGGCACCTGGCTGGACCTGCAATACGGTGGGGCAGACATGGGCGGACACTGGGTTTCCTTCAACGCCATACCAACTACTGCCCACACCATTTGGGGCGTATTGGCTGGCCAGCTGTTGCGGAAGGAGCGCAGCAGCGCCCAAAAGCTTAAGATACTACTAATTGCTGGCGCCATTGGCCTCGTTGCTGGATATGCACTTCATCCGATTATACCCATTATCAAGCGCATCTGTACATCTTCCTTTGTATTGGTCAGCGGTGGCTGGACCGTGCTGGTGTTGGCCCTTTCTTATTGGCTGATCGATATAAAAAAATGGAACCTTGGGGTATGGTTTTTTTCTGTAGTCGGTATGAATTCCCTGTTTATTTACCTCTTTGCTCATGTGGGCGGCAGTCGTATGATTGAGAGGATGGTTGTTCCTTTCACGACCTCTTTGCTTGGCTGGATGGGGGAGGCCGCTACGGCGATTATTACCAGCCTCATTGTATTGTCACTGCTGTGGTATTTGTGTTACTGGTTGTATAAAAAGCGAATCTTTTTTAAGATATAA
- a CDS encoding cupin domain-containing protein, whose protein sequence is MPVLKFDEIAPEVVRPGLERKIVYTGNLMTVLIDFTDGPWAAPEPPHSHPHVQTSYVAAGELIFYCEGEPDQHLKAGDMFFVHPHKKHTVKLLSQRVRLIDSFSPLREDFL, encoded by the coding sequence ATGCCCGTTTTAAAATTTGATGAAATAGCCCCTGAAGTCGTCAGACCTGGCCTGGAGCGAAAAATCGTATACACCGGTAACCTCATGACCGTACTTATCGATTTTACCGATGGCCCTTGGGCAGCGCCCGAGCCACCTCATTCTCATCCACACGTGCAAACCTCCTATGTGGCTGCTGGTGAGCTAATCTTTTATTGCGAGGGCGAGCCAGACCAACACTTGAAAGCCGGAGATATGTTTTTTGTACATCCTCATAAAAAACACACGGTTAAACTACTCAGCCAGCGGGTGCGCCTGATTGATAGCTTTTCGCCCTTAAGGGAAGATTTTTTATAA